In Rhizobium indicum, the following proteins share a genomic window:
- a CDS encoding GNAT family N-acetyltransferase, giving the protein MMNDMSDTFLYTSPLDPRAKPLIDELIYEYDSRYGNYFNAEGAAAELNRYPPEAFAPPDGNFLLLVRDGETIGGGAFKHYDERTAEFKRIWTRSDLRRQGLARNVLVELEAQAARQGYSRIYLTTGFRQPEAVGLYLNYGYTALFDTSADPEIYKSLPFEKDITHLAEPAHEDAEPRLRVAGANF; this is encoded by the coding sequence GTGATGAACGATATGAGCGATACGTTTCTCTATACCAGCCCTCTCGACCCGCGCGCTAAGCCGCTGATCGATGAGTTGATCTACGAGTATGACAGCCGCTACGGCAACTATTTCAATGCCGAAGGAGCTGCGGCCGAGTTGAACCGTTATCCTCCCGAAGCCTTTGCGCCGCCTGACGGCAATTTTCTCCTGTTGGTCCGTGATGGCGAAACCATCGGCGGCGGCGCCTTCAAGCACTATGACGAACGCACGGCCGAGTTCAAACGCATCTGGACGCGCTCCGATCTGCGCCGGCAGGGCCTTGCCCGCAACGTGCTGGTAGAACTGGAGGCCCAGGCCGCGCGCCAAGGCTATTCCCGCATCTACCTCACGACCGGCTTTCGCCAGCCCGAAGCCGTCGGCCTCTATCTGAACTACGGCTACACCGCTCTCTTCGACACCTCCGCCGATCCCGAGATCTACAAGAGCCTGCCCTTCGAGAAGGACATCACCCATCTCGCTGAGCCTGCTCACGAAGACGCCGAACCGCGCCTGCGCGTGGCCGGTGCAAATTTCTGA
- a CDS encoding amino acid ABC transporter permease/ATP-binding protein, which translates to MALTTDFVGIDPGSRTAGSKDYSRYRIVPARHPGRLAGTIFAAVVIIAVLYSIFTNPRWGWGVFAEWFFAEPVLVGLGRTLLLTVLAAISGSILGTALALARVSKSPLLSGLSWGYIWLLRSIPVIVLLLILNNLGYLYETIKIGIPFTNTVFLDYPTVQLLTPFAAAFLGLTLNQSAFFAEIVRGGILAVDHGQLEAAAALGLPRRRQAFRIVLPQAMRSILPTGFNELIGLAKSTSMVYVLALPELFYTVQVIYRRNLEVIPLLMVATVWYLIIMTVLSIAQRYIERYFSKGAVRNPTPLPFQAFFERFRRPLPVLDTATDTVRKIGFRDAATLRAAGGAVRIHGISKSFGSLKVLDDVELSLPAGSVTAILGPSGSGKSTLLRAINHLERVDEGFISVDGDFVGYSRKGDTLYELKEKDILKRRADIGMVFQSFNLFPHLTVLENLIEAPIQVRGIGREEAVQLAQELLARIGLSDKINAYPRQLSGGQQQRVAIARALALRPKVLLFDEPTSALDPELVGEVLDVIKELARTGTTLVIVTHEVGFAREVADTVVFMDSGRILEAGPPARIFAQAEHPRTREFLAKVL; encoded by the coding sequence ATGGCACTGACGACGGATTTCGTGGGCATCGACCCCGGCAGCAGGACGGCAGGATCGAAGGATTATTCCCGTTACCGCATCGTGCCGGCGCGTCACCCGGGTCGCCTGGCGGGCACGATCTTTGCCGCGGTCGTCATCATCGCCGTTCTCTATTCCATCTTCACCAATCCGCGCTGGGGTTGGGGTGTCTTTGCTGAATGGTTCTTTGCCGAGCCGGTGCTCGTCGGTCTCGGCAGGACACTGCTTTTGACCGTGCTTGCCGCCATATCCGGTTCCATCCTCGGAACGGCTCTGGCGCTCGCCCGCGTTTCCAAGTCGCCGCTGCTCTCTGGCCTTTCCTGGGGCTATATCTGGCTGCTGCGCTCGATCCCGGTCATCGTGCTGCTGCTGATCTTGAACAATCTCGGCTACCTCTACGAGACGATCAAGATCGGTATTCCCTTCACCAATACCGTCTTCCTCGACTATCCCACCGTGCAGTTGCTGACGCCCTTTGCCGCCGCCTTTCTCGGCCTGACGCTCAACCAGTCGGCCTTCTTCGCCGAGATCGTGCGCGGCGGCATCCTCGCTGTGGATCACGGACAGCTGGAGGCCGCCGCAGCACTCGGTCTGCCGCGCCGCCGCCAGGCCTTCCGCATCGTGCTGCCGCAGGCCATGCGCTCGATCCTGCCGACCGGCTTCAACGAACTCATCGGACTGGCGAAGAGCACCTCCATGGTCTACGTGCTTGCGCTGCCGGAGCTCTTCTATACGGTCCAGGTGATCTACCGCCGCAATCTCGAAGTCATTCCGCTGCTGATGGTCGCGACCGTCTGGTATCTGATCATCATGACGGTGCTGTCGATCGCTCAGCGCTATATCGAACGCTACTTCTCCAAAGGAGCCGTGCGCAACCCGACGCCGTTGCCCTTCCAGGCATTTTTCGAGCGTTTCCGCCGTCCGCTGCCTGTTCTCGATACGGCGACCGACACCGTGCGCAAGATCGGTTTCCGGGATGCGGCGACGCTGCGGGCCGCAGGCGGCGCGGTGCGCATCCACGGAATCTCCAAAAGCTTCGGCTCGCTGAAAGTGCTCGATGATGTCGAGCTCAGCCTTCCCGCCGGCAGCGTGACCGCCATCCTCGGTCCGTCCGGCTCCGGCAAGTCGACGCTTCTGCGCGCCATCAACCATCTGGAGCGTGTCGATGAGGGTTTCATCTCGGTCGACGGCGATTTCGTCGGCTACAGCAGGAAGGGCGACACGCTCTACGAGCTCAAGGAGAAGGATATCCTCAAACGCCGCGCCGATATCGGCATGGTCTTCCAGAGCTTCAATCTGTTCCCGCATCTGACCGTGCTCGAAAACCTCATCGAGGCACCGATCCAGGTTCGCGGCATCGGCCGCGAGGAAGCGGTGCAGCTGGCGCAGGAGCTGCTGGCACGCATCGGCCTCAGCGACAAGATCAACGCCTATCCGCGCCAGCTCTCCGGCGGCCAGCAACAGCGTGTGGCGATCGCTCGTGCACTGGCGCTCCGCCCGAAGGTGCTGCTCTTCGACGAGCCGACCTCGGCGCTCGATCCGGAGCTCGTCGGCGAAGTGCTCGATGTCATCAAGGAACTTGCCCGCACCGGCACGACGCTCGTCATCGTTACCCATGAGGTCGGTTTTGCCCGCGAAGTCGCCGACACGGTCGTCTTCATGGACAGCGGCCGCATCCTGGAGGCTGGTCCGCCGGCCCGCATCTTCGCACAAGCGGAACATCCCCGTACGCGGGAATTCCTCGCCAAGGTTCTCTAG
- a CDS encoding ABC transporter substrate-binding protein encodes MTFTDRARLLIAGAVTITAIGFGSAQAQQKFDLSPEQPNRLRVEKNEKRIAEVKDFKFVENGVFTVGISSSGNLPLHDYASDSKTVIGYDVDLAQAIADSLGLKLELVSVAWADWPLGLTSGKFDAVISNVTVTEERKEKFDFSTYRKDELGFYVKADSPITAIKQPKDIAGLKVITDAGTNQEKILLEWDRENVAAGLKPIEVQYYDDDPVKDLAVQSGRADTVFSVNATQAYSAGINGKTKLVGTVSGGWPITAEIAVTTRKGSGLAAPLTDVVNDLIASGAYRKILDTWNLGPEAIDKAQTNPPGLPKSGS; translated from the coding sequence ATGACATTTACAGATAGGGCAAGGCTTCTGATAGCGGGAGCAGTCACTATTACCGCGATCGGTTTCGGTTCCGCTCAGGCGCAGCAGAAGTTCGATCTCAGCCCCGAGCAGCCGAACCGGCTGCGAGTGGAAAAGAACGAGAAGCGCATTGCCGAAGTCAAGGACTTCAAGTTCGTCGAAAATGGTGTCTTCACCGTCGGCATCAGCTCGAGCGGCAATCTGCCGCTGCATGATTATGCCTCCGATTCCAAGACGGTCATCGGTTACGACGTCGATCTGGCGCAGGCCATTGCCGATAGCCTGGGGCTGAAGCTCGAATTGGTTTCTGTTGCCTGGGCCGATTGGCCGTTGGGGCTGACCTCCGGAAAATTCGACGCGGTGATCTCCAACGTAACCGTCACCGAAGAACGCAAGGAGAAGTTCGATTTCTCGACCTACCGCAAGGACGAGTTGGGCTTCTACGTCAAGGCCGATAGCCCGATCACGGCGATCAAGCAGCCGAAGGATATTGCCGGCCTGAAGGTCATCACCGATGCCGGCACGAACCAGGAGAAGATCCTGCTGGAATGGGATCGTGAGAACGTCGCCGCCGGCCTGAAGCCAATCGAGGTGCAATATTATGACGACGACCCGGTCAAGGATCTCGCCGTTCAGTCCGGCAGAGCAGACACCGTCTTCAGCGTGAACGCGACGCAGGCCTATTCGGCGGGGATCAACGGCAAGACCAAGCTTGTCGGCACCGTCAGCGGCGGTTGGCCGATCACGGCGGAAATTGCCGTCACCACACGCAAAGGCAGCGGCCTGGCTGCTCCCTTGACCGATGTTGTCAACGACCTGATCGCCAGCGGTGCCTACCGGAAGATCCTCGATACGTGGAACCTCGGTCCGGAGGCGATCGACAAGGCCCAGACCAACCCGCCCGGCCTGCCGAAGAGCGGCTCCTGA
- a CDS encoding ABC transporter substrate-binding protein, with protein MIALPAFLTLLIAAMASALSFGAAQAAEDFDLSPEQPGRLHAARNEAAIAAIPKDFKFVTPGKFTIAVSPGGPPLATYATDAKTVVGADPDYAYAIADSLGLTLEIVPVAWIDWPLGLASGKYDAVISNVGVTEQRKEKFDFSTYRQGLHGFFVKSDNPITSIKEPKDAAGLRIIVGAGTNQERILVKWSEEDVAAGLKPIELQYYDDEAASLLALRSGRADVIIQPHAQLVFIAARDKNIKRVGTLSAGWPDRSDVAITTRKGSGLADALTAATNGLIKDDTYAKILDHWHLSEEALPVSETNPPGLPKY; from the coding sequence ATGATTGCCCTTCCGGCATTCCTGACCCTGCTGATCGCCGCCATGGCGTCGGCCCTTTCCTTTGGCGCAGCTCAAGCAGCCGAGGATTTCGACCTCAGCCCGGAACAACCGGGCCGGCTTCATGCCGCCAGGAACGAGGCGGCGATTGCCGCAATCCCGAAGGATTTCAAGTTCGTCACACCTGGTAAGTTCACCATCGCCGTCAGCCCCGGCGGCCCGCCGCTTGCCACCTATGCCACCGACGCCAAGACCGTGGTCGGGGCAGATCCCGATTATGCCTATGCCATCGCCGACAGCCTCGGGCTAACGCTGGAGATCGTGCCGGTCGCCTGGATCGACTGGCCGCTCGGCCTCGCCTCGGGCAAGTATGATGCCGTCATCTCCAATGTCGGGGTCACCGAGCAGCGCAAGGAAAAATTCGATTTCTCCACCTACCGCCAGGGCCTGCACGGTTTCTTCGTAAAATCCGACAATCCTATCACCTCGATCAAGGAGCCCAAGGATGCGGCAGGCCTCAGGATCATCGTCGGGGCCGGCACCAACCAGGAGCGCATCCTGGTGAAGTGGAGTGAGGAAGATGTCGCCGCGGGCCTGAAGCCGATAGAGCTGCAATATTACGACGACGAGGCGGCAAGCCTTCTCGCGCTGCGATCCGGCCGGGCCGATGTCATCATCCAGCCGCATGCGCAGCTCGTCTTCATCGCCGCGCGCGACAAGAACATCAAGCGCGTCGGCACGCTGAGCGCCGGCTGGCCGGATCGCTCGGATGTGGCGATCACCACTCGCAAGGGAAGTGGGTTGGCCGATGCGCTGACTGCCGCCACCAACGGCCTGATCAAAGACGACACCTACGCAAAAATCCTCGATCACTGGCATCTCTCCGAGGAAGCCTTGCCGGTATCCGAGACCAACCCGCCCGGCCTGCCGAAATACTGA
- a CDS encoding LLM class flavin-dependent oxidoreductase: protein MARVFNISISHIGFLTPGNYPDEDPLSGLEQTLEQLQYGENLGFDSAWVRQRHLEPGISSASAFLAAATQRTSRIELGTAVIPIGYESPYRLAEDLATVDVLSRGRLNIGVSAGRPLHAELIAPFVFDGDWTGYDFSHDRVLRFADNLRGSYLGDEQTLIKTPFGPQRPRLQPYAKGLIDRIWYGGGSQRSAEWAGRNGFNLLTGNVITGEGTDDFFIAQSRLIETYRAAGSQRRVALGRVIVPFDSADAATRRRYRDYADGRHERTLSPQGERRTLFARDVVGTSDEILAQLFADPILPEVSELRLELPYEFEHEQYCQILHDFATLIAPELGWKAPSDIRAAS from the coding sequence ATGGCACGAGTGTTCAACATATCCATCAGCCATATCGGCTTCCTCACCCCCGGCAATTATCCCGACGAAGATCCGTTGTCGGGATTGGAGCAGACGCTTGAGCAGCTGCAATATGGCGAAAATCTGGGCTTCGACAGCGCCTGGGTCCGGCAGCGGCACCTGGAGCCTGGAATCTCTTCGGCGAGCGCCTTCCTGGCGGCGGCGACGCAGCGAACCAGTCGGATCGAGCTTGGAACCGCGGTCATCCCGATCGGTTATGAAAGCCCCTATCGGCTGGCCGAAGACCTCGCCACCGTCGATGTTCTGTCGCGCGGACGGCTGAACATCGGCGTCAGCGCCGGCCGACCGCTGCACGCCGAGCTGATCGCCCCGTTCGTCTTCGACGGCGATTGGACGGGTTACGATTTCTCGCATGACCGCGTGCTGCGCTTTGCCGACAATCTGCGTGGCAGCTATCTCGGCGACGAGCAGACCTTGATCAAGACGCCCTTCGGCCCGCAGCGGCCACGGCTGCAGCCTTATGCCAAGGGCCTGATCGACCGGATCTGGTATGGCGGCGGGTCACAGCGCTCGGCCGAATGGGCCGGCCGCAATGGCTTCAACCTGTTGACCGGCAATGTGATAACAGGGGAGGGGACCGATGATTTCTTCATCGCTCAATCGCGGCTGATCGAAACCTATCGCGCCGCCGGGTCGCAGCGCCGCGTCGCGCTGGGTCGTGTCATCGTGCCTTTCGACAGCGCCGATGCGGCAACGCGCCGCCGATATCGAGATTATGCCGACGGCCGCCATGAGCGGACGCTTTCGCCGCAGGGCGAGCGGCGCACCCTGTTTGCCCGAGATGTCGTCGGCACATCGGACGAGATATTGGCGCAGCTTTTTGCCGATCCGATCCTGCCCGAGGTCAGCGAGTTGAGGCTGGAGCTTCCTTACGAGTTCGAGCACGAGCAGTATTGCCAGATTCTCCACGACTTCGCGACGCTGATCGCACCGGAACTCGGATGGAAAGCGCCATCCGACATCCGCGCCGCTTCCTGA
- a CDS encoding 2-hydroxychromene-2-carboxylate isomerase — translation MTKSVEYFFSIGSPWSYIGFDAFAELAARNDVVITPYLTTVVEENGGIFSRNRPEIRRAYWTRDLKRWARVRGKELRLEHRPDLSDPTPASLFVIAAYLDGQDWIGVARALQHAFWSEAKDIGKPDVREAIVTSAGFDGAALLRRQADDDVQNKWSADRVHARDSGVFGFPTYVYDGEIYWGQDNLPFLERHLHGDKP, via the coding sequence GTGACCAAATCGGTAGAATATTTCTTTTCGATCGGCTCGCCCTGGTCCTACATCGGCTTCGATGCCTTCGCCGAACTTGCGGCGAGGAACGACGTCGTCATCACGCCTTATCTGACGACGGTGGTCGAGGAAAATGGCGGTATCTTTTCGCGCAATCGCCCGGAGATCCGGCGCGCCTACTGGACGCGGGATCTTAAGCGCTGGGCGCGCGTGCGCGGCAAGGAACTGCGGCTCGAACATCGCCCGGATTTGAGCGATCCGACGCCGGCGTCCCTCTTCGTGATTGCGGCTTACCTCGACGGACAGGATTGGATCGGCGTTGCCCGCGCCCTGCAGCACGCCTTCTGGAGCGAGGCGAAGGATATCGGCAAGCCCGATGTGCGCGAGGCGATCGTGACATCAGCAGGTTTCGATGGCGCAGCACTCCTCAGACGACAAGCCGATGACGATGTCCAGAACAAATGGTCGGCGGACCGCGTGCATGCCCGCGACAGCGGCGTCTTCGGCTTTCCCACCTATGTCTATGATGGCGAGATCTATTGGGGACAGGACAATTTGCCCTTCCTTGAACGTCATCTTCATGGCGACAAGCCTTAG
- the msuE gene encoding FMN reductase translates to MSGFKLVGIAGSFNRPSKTLALVRHVAERASIRYGFTSRTYDLHDVGPSLGSALWRKNLDAQARHVIDEIVQADALIIGSPTYKGSYPGHFKHLIDLIDPHELRGKPIIITATGGGDRHALMVEHQLRPLFGFFMAHTLPTAVYASDRDFTDYAVSSDALLARINDVIGELAAFFPGANPALAAAE, encoded by the coding sequence ATGTCAGGTTTCAAACTCGTCGGCATCGCTGGCAGCTTCAACCGTCCATCGAAGACATTGGCACTCGTCCGGCACGTCGCCGAACGTGCGAGCATTCGCTATGGATTTACCAGCAGGACCTATGATCTGCATGATGTCGGTCCGTCGCTAGGCAGCGCCTTGTGGCGCAAGAATCTCGACGCGCAGGCCAGGCATGTCATCGACGAGATCGTGCAGGCCGATGCCCTGATCATCGGCTCGCCGACCTACAAGGGCTCTTATCCCGGCCATTTCAAACACCTCATCGACCTGATCGACCCCCACGAACTTCGGGGCAAGCCGATCATCATCACGGCGACCGGAGGCGGTGACCGGCATGCTTTGATGGTCGAGCATCAGCTTCGGCCGCTGTTTGGTTTTTTCATGGCCCACACCCTACCGACTGCCGTCTATGCGTCCGATCGCGATTTCACAGACTATGCGGTTTCATCCGACGCGCTTTTGGCCCGCATCAACGACGTGATCGGCGAATTGGCGGCCTTCTTTCCGGGCGCAAACCCGGCCCTGGCGGCCGCCGAGTAG
- a CDS encoding RBBP9/YdeN family alpha/beta hydrolase, with translation MIDVLILPGLFGSGEGHWQQHWLQDQPGSRCVAQDDWDHPNLDNWLLRLEGALEEAGEAYLVAHSLGCLLAARLAGRSAARCVKGALLVAPCDLPVTENLHPGHISFGAMPTAPLPFPSIVVGSMNDAYMTVDRLTLFGRLWNAETRNIGLAGHINVASGFGRWRSGYRLLEGLKTQTRGRRHVVSMPPAFAM, from the coding sequence ATGATCGATGTACTTATTCTTCCAGGGCTTTTCGGCTCGGGAGAAGGGCATTGGCAACAGCACTGGCTGCAGGATCAGCCGGGCAGTCGTTGCGTCGCTCAAGATGACTGGGATCATCCGAACCTTGACAACTGGCTGCTGCGATTGGAAGGCGCGCTTGAAGAGGCCGGCGAGGCCTATCTGGTTGCCCATAGTCTCGGATGCCTGCTTGCCGCCCGCTTGGCCGGGCGAAGTGCCGCACGTTGCGTCAAAGGGGCATTGCTCGTTGCTCCATGCGATCTGCCGGTCACGGAAAACCTGCATCCGGGGCATATCTCGTTTGGCGCCATGCCGACGGCGCCTTTGCCTTTTCCAAGTATCGTCGTCGGCAGCATGAACGATGCCTACATGACGGTCGATCGGTTGACCTTGTTTGGCCGCTTGTGGAACGCCGAGACCAGGAATATCGGCCTTGCCGGGCACATCAATGTCGCCAGCGGCTTTGGTCGCTGGCGCAGCGGTTACCGATTGCTGGAGGGCTTGAAGACGCAAACGCGCGGTCGAAGGCATGTCGTTTCGATGCCGCCGGCTTTTGCTATGTGA
- a CDS encoding gamma-glutamylcyclotransferase, with protein sequence MTDIREHKLVTVRGSKLLMTGSRMALTDELVSLSLRPAIDVGPEPHRKPLTEAEVEMLANRLLHESTGAPLWIFAYGSLIWKPDFDAVESQHGATRGWHRSFCLQMTRWRGTRAQPGLMMALDRGGRCNGIVFRLADDDRLGQIRRLIRREVGTIDDAASVRWIPVATAHGLVRALVFWAGPKGERVSRKLPLETVAQVLARACGHMGSCAEYLYLTVKHLEERGIRDRNLWRLQKLVAAELVAIHGLNAAAGGH encoded by the coding sequence ATGACGGATATCCGGGAGCATAAGCTGGTGACGGTCCGGGGAAGCAAACTTTTGATGACCGGATCAAGAATGGCGCTGACGGACGAGCTCGTATCGCTGAGCCTTCGCCCCGCGATCGATGTCGGCCCCGAGCCACATCGAAAGCCGCTGACCGAAGCGGAGGTGGAGATGCTCGCCAACCGGCTTCTCCACGAGTCTACCGGTGCTCCGCTTTGGATCTTCGCCTATGGGTCATTGATATGGAAGCCGGACTTCGATGCCGTCGAATCGCAACATGGCGCAACAAGAGGGTGGCATCGCTCCTTCTGCCTGCAGATGACTCGCTGGCGGGGGACGCGGGCCCAGCCGGGTCTGATGATGGCACTTGACCGCGGTGGACGTTGTAACGGCATCGTCTTCAGGCTTGCCGATGATGATCGCCTTGGCCAGATTCGGCGGTTGATCCGTCGTGAAGTCGGCACGATCGACGATGCTGCGTCGGTTCGCTGGATCCCGGTCGCGACCGCGCATGGGCTGGTGCGCGCGCTGGTCTTTTGGGCTGGTCCCAAGGGCGAGCGTGTTTCGCGCAAATTGCCGCTGGAGACGGTGGCGCAGGTGCTCGCAAGAGCCTGCGGACATATGGGCTCCTGCGCCGAATATCTGTATCTGACGGTGAAACATCTGGAGGAACGCGGCATCCGGGACCGCAATTTATGGCGGCTTCAGAAACTGGTCGCAGCCGAGCTTGTTGCCATACACGGGCTGAACGCGGCGGCAGGAGGCCATTGA
- a CDS encoding ABC transporter permease subunit, whose translation MSDIVQAPPIAAGREDRQVKLVKMASFGAGEKSTVAISIATALAILLLWWLVSALGVVPHLFLPRPDEVLTQIGAIYRDGYAGASLSEHVFASLFRIVVAALIAVSAGIPLGLLMGLNRWAKGVLDAPIEFYWPLPPLSYLPLMIIWLGIGETSKITLLVLAMFAPICLSAQAGVRSLPIERVNAARSLGASRLQLFLDIVLPSALPEILTGIRIALGVGWGTLVAAELIASTRGIGFMIMSASQFLATDVVFVGIGIIAICAFTFSAAIRFLEAFFVPWKGKL comes from the coding sequence ATGAGCGATATAGTGCAGGCCCCGCCGATTGCAGCGGGTAGAGAGGACCGCCAGGTCAAGCTGGTAAAAATGGCAAGCTTCGGAGCCGGTGAGAAATCGACGGTGGCCATCAGCATTGCCACGGCGCTGGCCATACTGCTGCTGTGGTGGCTCGTATCCGCGCTCGGTGTCGTTCCACACCTGTTCCTGCCGCGCCCGGACGAGGTGCTGACACAAATCGGCGCCATCTATCGCGACGGTTACGCCGGCGCGTCGCTCTCCGAGCATGTTTTTGCGAGCCTGTTCCGCATCGTGGTCGCAGCCCTCATCGCCGTCTCCGCCGGCATTCCGCTCGGCTTGCTCATGGGGCTGAACCGCTGGGCGAAAGGCGTGCTCGACGCGCCGATCGAGTTCTACTGGCCGCTTCCACCGCTCTCCTACCTGCCGCTGATGATCATCTGGCTCGGCATCGGCGAGACATCGAAAATCACGCTGCTGGTGCTTGCGATGTTCGCACCGATCTGCCTTTCAGCCCAGGCCGGCGTTCGTTCGCTGCCGATCGAGCGCGTCAATGCCGCCCGTTCGCTGGGCGCGAGCCGGCTGCAGCTCTTTCTTGATATCGTCCTGCCATCCGCCCTGCCCGAGATCCTTACCGGCATTCGGATTGCGCTCGGTGTCGGCTGGGGTACGCTGGTTGCGGCTGAATTGATCGCGTCCACGCGCGGGATCGGTTTCATGATCATGTCGGCTTCACAGTTCCTGGCAACCGACGTCGTCTTCGTCGGCATCGGCATCATCGCGATCTGCGCGTTCACCTTCTCGGCCGCCATTCGTTTTCTGGAGGCGTTCTTCGTGCCCTGGAAGGGCAAGCTCTGA
- a CDS encoding taurine ABC transporter ATP-binding protein — MLKVDHASVFFAARDGRTVHALDRVSFDIPERGFVVALGASGCGKSTLLNAIAGFLPLSDGRITLDGRAVEQPGADRGVVFQKDSLLPWKSVVDNVALGLKFAGVKRKEREARALELLRLVGLDEFAGAFPYELSGGMRQRVGIARALATNPDILLMDEPFGALDSLTREQMQELLVSIWDKTAKKVFFITHSIEEALFLGTQVLVMSPRPGRVVARFDLDFVRRFAETGDARSIKASPQFAELREEIRAILHSTEDLRSAA; from the coding sequence ATGCTTAAAGTCGATCACGCCAGCGTTTTCTTCGCAGCCCGCGACGGGCGGACCGTTCACGCGCTCGATCGCGTTTCCTTCGATATTCCCGAACGGGGCTTCGTCGTCGCACTCGGCGCGTCGGGATGCGGCAAATCAACCCTTCTCAACGCGATTGCCGGTTTCCTTCCGCTTTCGGATGGCCGCATCACGCTCGATGGCCGCGCGGTCGAACAACCCGGCGCAGATCGCGGCGTCGTTTTTCAGAAAGACTCGCTGCTGCCCTGGAAATCCGTTGTCGACAATGTCGCGCTCGGTTTGAAATTCGCCGGGGTCAAGCGCAAGGAGCGCGAAGCGCGCGCGCTGGAGCTGCTCCGGCTCGTCGGCCTCGACGAATTCGCCGGCGCTTTTCCCTACGAGCTGTCTGGCGGCATGCGCCAGCGTGTCGGCATCGCGCGTGCTCTGGCGACAAATCCCGACATCCTGCTGATGGACGAGCCGTTCGGCGCGCTCGACAGCCTGACGCGCGAGCAGATGCAGGAACTGCTGGTTTCCATCTGGGATAAAACGGCAAAGAAGGTTTTCTTCATCACGCACTCGATCGAAGAGGCCTTGTTCCTGGGCACACAGGTCCTGGTCATGTCACCTCGACCGGGACGCGTCGTGGCACGCTTCGATCTGGATTTCGTTCGCCGCTTCGCCGAAACCGGCGACGCCCGATCGATCAAGGCGTCGCCGCAATTTGCCGAGCTGCGCGAGGAGATCCGCGCCATTCTGCACAGCACCGAAGACCTCAGGAGCGCCGCATGA